Genomic segment of Salvia hispanica cultivar TCC Black 2014 chromosome 2, UniMelb_Shisp_WGS_1.0, whole genome shotgun sequence:
GCTGTGTATCTTCTTGTACAGGCGGGGAAGCAAGCTTCTGCTCGACTCCCGGGTAAGGGTGCCCTTTAACCAAATTCATGGCTGCAgtgtgttatttttataacCATGCTACATGCTTATATCATTCTTGCCTTCGAGCTTTTGAGATACCGAAAAAAAGGGACATATCTCTCGGACTTCTTAGGTTGAGGTTTGTATATAATCTTTGTTAGACTCGATTTTCTAGCAAACTGATGGCATCAGTGGACTGAGTGAGAGGGAAAAAGAGAAGGCGGCTCTGCTAGGAACTACTCGTTGTAACTAGTTACATAAACGCGATATGACTGTGCATTATGCCCCCCTTGAAAGCGGGGGGGTTGGTTCATCGTTGTTGCTGTCCGTTTTTCTTTAGGAAATATTTTGGTGTGAGCTAATAGATTCATCTTCAGACTGTGAACTTCATTTTGGATCTCTCAAACTGTTTTTGAATTTCTAATGGAGAATGATATGATTCAGCTCTtgaaattgagatttttaatttgttttactGCTAAGTTTTGTCTTAAACAGAGGATTCTCAATGTTTCTTGTTTGTTGAACTATGAATTattgtaaaaaaagaaaagaaattaagaaaaaagtcaAATGAAAGAAAGAATCTGATACCCTCAATAATTTATGATGGTTTTTGGCATTGTTCAAGGTTGGCATGTCCGAATACTTTTATCAAGAAAATATAGTCATGAATTGCCACTGATGGATGTGCAGCTCATTACATTTGCTTTATTCAACACAAATTGTAGTACTATAACTTAAACCAAAAACCTTACTATACTTCATGTCTTCATATCTTTGttacttatattattattattggcTAAATCAATAAGGgacaaaaaatagaataactctATCCTCCACAAACTAAATGATTCTCACAAATCTTAGAAATATGTGGCCTCAATGTTTATCTTATCTACACAAATGTGAGAATAGACAGTTAGAATCTCAACTGTTGATTCAAGGCCCCATTCCCATGTCCAAATGCACGATCACCATGCAAGATTCTTCCCAAAGTGGGATCGAAGCTGTAAGAAAATTCCTCCAAATGAAAAAGAAGCCAACTTTAACCATAATGGGAACTGATGCAGATGATTCATCCCCATCATGATAAACCTTATAAGTAGAAGCTGCAGATACAACACCACCATCATTCAATtgtgagagagagtgagataatcaagaaaaatgcAGATGTACAAGGAAGACTACTACTCCACGGAAGAGGAATTCCTCTACAAAGACGAATACAGCTACAGCAACGGCTCCATGCACATGATGAAGCCTCCTGTTGAGCATTGCGTGCCAAAGATCGACTACAATAATTCCTACACCAGTGGCAACCACCTTGAGAAGAAGGGCCACATGGCGGTGTCGTCAGAGATGAAGCATGAAGGCTGGGGCGGCGCCAAGAGTGAGCATTATGGCCAAGGTGGCAAGATGCACCACGAAGGTCACAAGGAGGGGATGGGGATGAAGCAACATGGTGGTGGTCAGGGGCATTATGGTCATCACGGAGAAGGGGTGGAGCATGGTGGTGGATACGGGGGCAATCATGGGCACTTTGGTATTCACAAGGAGGAGAAGCACGGTGGTGGTTATGGGGGTCATCAGGGGTATTTTGGTCCTGAAAAGGAGGGGATGGGGATGAAGCAatatggtggtggtggtggtggtggtggtggtggtggttaTGGTTATGGAGGTCATTATGGTCAGCACGAAGAGGGGATGAAGTATGGCGGTGGGTACGAGGCCAACCAAGTGCACTTTGGACTTCACAAGGAGGAGAAGCATGGTGGTGGTTATGGTTATGGGGGTCATCAGGGGTATTTTGGTCATCAAGGAGGAGGGATGAAGCATGGTGGATATGGGGCCCACCAGGGGCAATATTGTCCACCAAATCAGAAGTTTTCAGTCTGGGAGTTCAAGAGCATTGTAGACTGATGATGGAGATATATATGATGTTGTAATAGcatatgatgatgatgatgaagggATTTTTGGgtaaaaatattcaagaattCCTCTACTAAATAAGTGAgttgtatgtgtatgtgtttgGGAACCAGTATTTAATGATCAATGTAATATCCTATCTTATCAAAAGTTAAATCtatttctcaaaata
This window contains:
- the LOC125206798 gene encoding cold and drought-regulated protein CORA-like; protein product: MQMYKEDYYSTEEEFLYKDEYSYSNGSMHMMKPPVEHCVPKIDYNNSYTSGNHLEKKGHMAVSSEMKHEGWGGAKSEHYGQGGKMHHEGHKEGMGMKQHGGGQGHYGHHGEGVEHGGGYGGNHGHFGIHKEEKHGGGYGGHQGYFGPEKEGMGMKQYGGGGGGGGGGGYGYGGHYGQHEEGMKYGGGYEANQVHFGLHKEEKHGGGYGYGGHQGYFGHQGGGMKHGGYGAHQGQYCPPNQKFSVWEFKSIVD